From Glycine soja cultivar W05 chromosome 4, ASM419377v2, whole genome shotgun sequence, the proteins below share one genomic window:
- the LOC114410838 gene encoding transcription factor MYB35-like: MVRSPCEKINVKRGVWTTEEDTKKLAFGSKHRSGNWTSVPKKSRLKRCGKSCRLRWTNYPRPDLKDDNFTTQKDLIMKLHAAIGSRWSIVAQQLPGRTDNDVKNYWNTKLKKKLSQMGIDPVTHKPFSKLISDYGNIGGCQKPSTPITSTNKDFKDAMMLGSDPRQTLPQGFTNINDQPKLSPKTIPVSMFGEDCLSKTSSPSTPSTCFTSSAFSWNDFLLEDAFIPFANQEQRLGEPNRGCDHAKLLE; encoded by the exons ATGGTAAGGTCTCCTTGTGAAAAAATCAATGTCAAAAGGGGTGTGTGGACTACAGAAGAAGATACAAAGAAGCTTGCATTTGGCTCCAAGCATAGATCTGGTAATTGGACCTCTGTCCCCAAAAAATCAA GGCTCAAAAGGTGTGGAAAGAGTTGTAGGCTTAGGTGGACTAACTACCCCAGGCCTGATCTTAAAGACGACAACTTCACTACCCAAAAAGATCTAATTATGAAGCTTCATGCAGCCATAGGTAGCAG GTGGTCTATAGTAGCCCAGCAACTTCCTGGGAGAACAGACAATGATGTAAAGAACTATTGGAACACAAAGCTGAAAAAGAAGCTCTCTCAAATGGGAATTGACCCTGTTACCCACAAGCCCTTCTCTAAACTCATTTCTGACTATGGAAACATTGGGGGTTGCCAGAAACCAAGTACTCCAATTACGTCAACTAATAAGGACTTCAAGGATGCAATGATGTTAGGATCAGATCCCCGTCAAACCCTGCCACAAGGATTTACAAACATCAATGACCAGCCAAAGCTATCACCCAAGACCATCCCAGTGTCTATGTTTGGGGAAGATTGCTTGTCAAAAACTTCTTCACCATCTACTCCTTCTACATGTTTCACTTCTTCAGCTTTTAGTTGGAATGACTTCCTCTTGGAAGATGCTTTTATACCATTTGCTAACCAAGAACAAAGACTTGGTGAGCCAAATAGAGGATGTGACCATGCAAAGTTGTTGGAATAA